Genomic DNA from Thermostichus vulcanus str. 'Rupite':
CAACAACTGCTTCAAATGGAGTGCATAAGCCAATGGCATCGGTGTCATCAAAATCCGTTCGCAAGCTCCCAAGGCATCTACCATGTTGTTGAGCCGTTCCACCATGATCGTTAGCTGATACACCTCGACCCGCCGGGTTTCATACTGTTGTTGCAAATAATCCCCAATCCAGAAGGCGATCTGCAAAGGGGGATGATTTAGGTCTTTGAGACGCTGCAGTTGTTGTGGGCTGACCAAAGATTGAATTTCTTCTGGCAGGAATTCTTGGCGCAGGTGCTGCTTCATGGCCACGGCAAAGGCGGGCAATAGATACAGGGTTCTGATCTTCTCTTCTCGATCACCGGGCTGCTGTTCCTCAATTGCCACCCAAATCAGCCGCGCTAAATTTCGCACATTATTCACCAGGGATCCCCAGGCTTTGCGACCCTCCCAAAACCGTTCGTAGGCGGTGTTGGTACGAAACACCAACATCAAACTCAAAACGACGTTCGGCACAAACACCACCACCGCCGGCAGCTCCAGCGGCAACCCCAACTCGTGAAGGATTGAGATCAACACCCCAAACAACCCACAAATGAGGGTGCGGGGCAGCACCGCCGGCACCACCGATCCTTTGAGTTGTAGAGCCAGTCGGAACCAACGCAACACTTCCCAAGACCTGGGTTGACTGACCATAGCGCAGCATCCACAAGCTTGCCTCTCAATCCTACAGCCCTAATCCTCCCGCTCTGGAATACCCGGCCAGATCCCTTGGGCAGCACAACTCCGAGATCACGAACTTCTGAAAGGTTAGGACATGAAACAAAGACAGCTTCTTTCAGAGGTTTTTCAGATCACCATTCGGCAAACGTCAAGGGATCCCCACAAAAACTTCAGAAGCAACTTCCAGAAACTAAAGCACCCATGATACACTCACTTTCAAGCATGAGTTCTAACTCCATTCTGCGCGAGCTCAGGGTCTCTCTTGACTCGCCAGGGCAGGGATATCCATTGCCTTGAGGGGAGTCTTCTGCTTGCTCCATGAGTCTCTGTACTTGAGTTTGTTCCCTCTGCGGGTCTTTAGCTTGTTTACCGTTTACCCATTCACAAGTTGATCCCACGGTATCTCACCATGGCTGGAGTTCTTAAGTTAGACATTCAAGAATCAGCTGAGGAGTTAAAATTACTACTGGGTAAGCAAGCTACCCCGACAGGCAAGGAGCGAGTTCAAGCCCTCTACCTGCTCAAGATTGGGAAAGTCAAGACAATTACGGGTTTGGCTGAAATCTTGGGCCGCGACATCTCAACCATTTTTCGTTGGTTTCAACGCTACAAAACCACGGGGCTGGAAGGCATGTTGACGGTACCCCGCAATCAGGGACGCAAACCCCTGATCCCCACCCCGATCTTGGAGACCCTCAAGCAAGAGCTCCACCAACCCGGTCGCTTTCGCACCTACAGCGACATCCGCGAATGGCTGCGGGAAACCCATGGGGTGGATGCCTCCTATAAGGTGGTCCACGAAACCGTGCGCTATCGCCTCAAGGTACGTCTGCGGGGATGCCGGGGCAAACGGCGTTCGAGTGGGGTGCGAGCCTCCTAGTCGATGGACTCCTTACGGCTGAGAAGCGGGAATCAAAAAACTGCTTTGCAATAGGGGAGATCCGGTCGGCGACTCACTCCCACCGGCAGGTTCGAGGGTGATGAACAGGCGGGTTGGTTGCTGGGAGCGTGTGGGCTGGCTGAGCCATTGCAGGGATCCCTCTCCCGTAACGGTAAAGGTGCCGGCATTTTCTAGCATTTGCGCACCTCCCTCCAAATCCGACTGCAACCACAACTGATAGGTGCTTCCTTGGGGGGCAGGAGCCATTTCCGATGCCAACAGCAACACCTGTTTGGCACGGGGGGACCACAACGCTTGCACCAACGTCGGGTTGCCAAAGCTGGGATCCCGTAGGGTAGCCCGTTGAATATCCGGCTGTTGTTGCCACTCTTGGTAAAGCCGCTGAATCACCACCTGATCCGTGGGTATTAGGGATCCCCAGCGCCAGCGCAAGCGCCAGTATTCCACCGTCATTGCCGCCGCATAGAGTCCCAAAACCCCCAGACTGACCCACAGAATGCGTCGAGGCCAGACAGAAGCTGTCGTTTGAATTGAGGTGGGAGCCGGCAACCAGGCCCAGCGCCGCAACCGTTCTCTTGCTTGAAAGGCCGTCAGTTGGTACAGCCATACGGCCACCGAGCGATCCCGCTCGATATCGAACACATCAGCTTGCTTCCAGCAAAACTCGAATACTTGGCGCACCACTTCTTCCGCTTGGTGGGGTTGTTTGAGGGTGGCCAAAGCAATGTCAAGCAGCCGCTTTTGATAGCGATCCTTGAGGAGAAAGTGGCTGCGTCGATCCCGCAATTGGATCTGGCGCATCAGCTCAGAGTCGGTCAGCTCCGCCATAGGGCTCCATTGTGTCTAGGCAGCGTTACCTGCAGCCTAACCAATAGCGTTAAAAGCAGGGATCCCTTCAGACTATACACTACCCCTAGAGTCTATTTGGCACTGCCCTCCGATATCCTTTAGACCTTAATGCCCCTTAAATGCCCCTTACTATAGATCAAACCCTTTAGGCAGCGTCCTTTTCTGCCACTTTCTCAGCATCTTCGCCACCATCACTAGACTCCTCATCGCTGCTGGGATTGTTCATCTCCTGTTTGAAGCCCCGCAGCGCTTTGCCCACAGCGCTGCCCAATTCTGGTAATTTCTTGGGGCCAAAGACGACCACCGCAATCACCCCAATCACCGCCAGTTCCGGCAGGCCCATGCCGAAAATCCCTACGGCCAGAACAGGTTCACTCGGTAGCAGAATAGTCATAGATCCCCAAAACCCGAAAAAAGTTAGCTGTTGCCAGCCCGTCTCACTCTAGCAAGATCTTCTCTCCTTCAGAAAGGGATCTCTAGATTCAGCCCTTCTCAGGAACTTCTCATATCCTACCCACAGCCCCTTCAGGATAGGGCAGGTAGGATGGTCGTGCCCCTGCCAATCGGGGATTTTCGCGGTTGCCCCCTTACCTTACCTGGGAAAGAGCCATGACCGTTCCCTATGATGTCGTTGTAATTGGTGCCGGTTCAGCAGGTCTTGTGGTGGCCAGTGCGGCCTCACAACTGAAAGCGAAAGTTCTGCTGGTGGAAGGGAGTGAACGCATCGGTGGAGATTGCCTTTGGTACGGCTGTGTACCCAGCAAATCTTTAATCCACGTTGCCCATACGGTGCACCAAATTCGCCGGGCTGCTGCTTCTGGCTTAGTGGCTTCCCTCAGCGGCACAGGGATCCGGCTCGATGATCTGCAAGTAGATTACCTTAAGGTGTACCAACATATCCGTTCCGCTCAAGAATTCATCGCCAACCATGCCGACTCGCCGGATCGCTTCCGCAAACTGGGGGTGGAGATCGTTTTTGCCAAGGGCCACTTTGTGGATGAACGCACCTTTGAAGTAGGGGGGCGACGGGTTCAGGCACGGGCTTTTGTGGTGGCTACCGGATCCCGTCCGTTGGTTCCTCCCCTACCAGGCTTGGCGGAGGTGGGCTGTCTGACCAATGAATCGGTGTTTGACCTGACGCGATTGCCCAAATCGCTGGCTGTGATTGGGGCGGGAGCCATTGGTTGTGAATTGGGACAAGCACTAGCCCGTCTGGGATCCGAAGTCACCTTGA
This window encodes:
- a CDS encoding bestrophin family protein; its protein translation is MVSQPRSWEVLRWFRLALQLKGSVVPAVLPRTLICGLFGVLISILHELGLPLELPAVVVFVPNVVLSLMLVFRTNTAYERFWEGRKAWGSLVNNVRNLARLIWVAIEEQQPGDREEKIRTLYLLPAFAVAMKQHLRQEFLPEEIQSLVSPQQLQRLKDLNHPPLQIAFWIGDYLQQQYETRRVEVYQLTIMVERLNNMVDALGACERILMTPMPLAYALHLKQLLLLYSLSLPFQMVQNLGWMTGLITGLVSFMLFGIEEIGIEIENPFGRDPNNLPLDAICRKMQHNIADLIHSNRLT
- a CDS encoding helix-turn-helix domain-containing protein, with the protein product MAGVLKLDIQESAEELKLLLGKQATPTGKERVQALYLLKIGKVKTITGLAEILGRDISTIFRWFQRYKTTGLEGMLTVPRNQGRKPLIPTPILETLKQELHQPGRFRTYSDIREWLRETHGVDASYKVVHETVRYRLKVRLRGCRGKRRSSGVRAS
- a CDS encoding anti-sigma factor domain-containing protein — translated: MAELTDSELMRQIQLRDRRSHFLLKDRYQKRLLDIALATLKQPHQAEEVVRQVFEFCWKQADVFDIERDRSVAVWLYQLTAFQARERLRRWAWLPAPTSIQTTASVWPRRILWVSLGVLGLYAAAMTVEYWRLRWRWGSLIPTDQVVIQRLYQEWQQQPDIQRATLRDPSFGNPTLVQALWSPRAKQVLLLASEMAPAPQGSTYQLWLQSDLEGGAQMLENAGTFTVTGEGSLQWLSQPTRSQQPTRLFITLEPAGGSESPTGSPLLQSSFLIPASQP
- the tatA gene encoding twin-arginine translocase TatA/TatE family subunit, with product MTILLPSEPVLAVGIFGMGLPELAVIGVIAVVVFGPKKLPELGSAVGKALRGFKQEMNNPSSDEESSDGGEDAEKVAEKDAA
- a CDS encoding dihydrolipoyl dehydrogenase family protein, encoding MTVPYDVVVIGAGSAGLVVASAASQLKAKVLLVEGSERIGGDCLWYGCVPSKSLIHVAHTVHQIRRAAASGLVASLSGTGIRLDDLQVDYLKVYQHIRSAQEFIANHADSPDRFRKLGVEIVFAKGHFVDERTFEVGGRRVQARAFVVATGSRPLVPPLPGLAEVGCLTNESVFDLTRLPKSLAVIGAGAIGCELGQALARLGSEVTLIASRDRILPKEDPEAAQVVQQQLAQDGIRILTQTRAQKVSQENGEKLLYVRARNGSGDEVIRAEEILVAAGRIPNLEGLGLEAAGVQYGPQGIQVNAKLQTSNPRIYGCGDVIGGPQFTHVAGYEAAVALVNALFLP